One window of the Saccopteryx bilineata isolate mSacBil1 chromosome 2, mSacBil1_pri_phased_curated, whole genome shotgun sequence genome contains the following:
- the TARBP2 gene encoding RISC-loading complex subunit TARBP2 isoform X1: MSEEAQGSGTTTGCGLPSIEQMLAANPGKTPISLLQEYGTRIGKTPVYDLLKAEGQAHQPNFTFRVTVGDTSCTGQGPSKKAAKHKAAEVALKHLKGGSMLEPALEDSSSFSPLDSSLPEDVPAFTAVAAATPVPSAVPTRSPHMEVQPPVSPQQSECNPVGALQELVVQKGWRLPEYTVTQESGPAHRKEFTMTCRVERFIEIGSGTSKKLAKRNAAAKMLLRVHTVPLDARDGSEAEPDDDHFSIGVGSRLDGLRNRGPGCTWDSLRSSVGEKILSLRSCSLSALGALGPACCSVLSELSEEQAFHVSYLDIEELSLSGLCQCLVELSTQPATVCHGSATSREAARGEAARRALQYLKIMAGSK, encoded by the exons ATGAGTGAAGAGGCGCAGGGCTCTGGCACTACCACGGGCTGCGGGCTGCCCAG tatagAGCAAATGCTGGCAGCCAACCCGGGCAAGACCCCGATCAGCCTTCTGCAGGAGTATGGGACCAGAATAGGGAAGACGCCCGTGTACGACCTTCTCAAAGCCGAGGGCCAAGCCCACCAGCCTAATTTCACCTTTCGGGTCACCGTTGGCGACACCAGCTGCACTG GTCAGGGCCCCAGCAAGAAGGCAGCCAAGCACAAGGCAGCTGAGGTGGCCCTCAAACACCTCAAAGGGGGGAGCATGCTGGAGCCGGCCCTGGAGGACAGCAG TTCTTTTTCTCCCCTAGACTCTTCACTACCTGAGGACGTTCCAGCTTTTACTGCTGTAGCAGCTGCTACTCCTGTTCCATCTGCTGTCCCAACCAG GAGCCCCCACATGGAGGTGCAGCCCCCTGTCTCCCCTCAGCAGTCTGAGTGCAACCCTGTTGGAGCTCTGCAG GAGCTGGTGGTACAGAAAGGCTGGCGGTTGCCTGAGTACACAGTAACTCAGGAGTCTGGGCCAGCCCACCGCAAAGAGTTTACCATGACCTGCCGAGTGGAGCGTTTCATTGAGATTG GCAGTGGCACTTCCAAAAAGCTGGCAAAGCGTAATGCAGCAGCCAAAATGCTGCTTCGAGTGCACACCGTGCCTCTGGATGCCCGGGACGGGAGTGAGGCAGAGCCTGATGACGACCACTTCTCCATT GGTGTGGGCTCCCGCCTGGATGGACTTCGGAACCGCGGCCCAGGCTGCACCTGGGATTCTCTGCGCAGTTCGGTGGGAGAGAAGATCCTGTCCCTCCGCAGCTGCTCCCTGAGTGCCTTAGGTGCTCTGGGCCCTGCCTGCTGCAGTGTCCTCAGTGAGCTCTCTGAGGAGCAGGCCTTCCATGTCAGCTACCTGGATATTG AGGAGTTGAGCCTGAGTGGGCTCTGCCAGTGTCTGGTGGAACTGTCCACACAGCCGGCCACCGTGTGTCATGGCTCTGCAACCAGCAGGGAGGCAGCCCGTGGTGAGGCCGCTCGCCGTGCCCTGCAGTACCTCAAGATCATGGCGGGCAGCAAGTAA
- the NPFF gene encoding pro-FMRFamide-related neuropeptide FF isoform X2 gives MDSRQATVLLVVLLLITDWGRAEGPQGQNGDQIFAEEDTGPHLLQDAGTPGSLLLSLLQAMQRSGRSPNFLFQPQRFGRNTQGSWSNKPLSPRAGEGLSSPFWSLAAPQRFGKK, from the exons ATGGATTCCAGGCAGGCAACAGTGCTGCTGGTGGTGCTGCTTTTAATAACAGACTGGGGCCGCGCTGAGGGACCACAGGGCCAGAATGGAGATCAGATCTTCGCG GAGGAAGACACCGGACCCCACCTACTGCAGGATGCCGGCACCCCCGGGTCACTCTTGCTCTCCCTGCTCCAGGCCATGCAGAGATCCGGCAGGAGCCCAAACTTCCTGTTTCAGCCCCAGAG GTTTGGCAGAaacacccagggctcctggagcAACAAGCCTCTGAGTCCTCGAGCTGGGGAGGGGTTGAGCTCCCCATTCTGGAGTCTGGCTGCCCCTCAGCGCTTTGGAAAGAAGTGA
- the TARBP2 gene encoding RISC-loading complex subunit TARBP2 isoform X2 — MLAANPGKTPISLLQEYGTRIGKTPVYDLLKAEGQAHQPNFTFRVTVGDTSCTGQGPSKKAAKHKAAEVALKHLKGGSMLEPALEDSSSFSPLDSSLPEDVPAFTAVAAATPVPSAVPTRSPHMEVQPPVSPQQSECNPVGALQELVVQKGWRLPEYTVTQESGPAHRKEFTMTCRVERFIEIGSGTSKKLAKRNAAAKMLLRVHTVPLDARDGSEAEPDDDHFSIGVGSRLDGLRNRGPGCTWDSLRSSVGEKILSLRSCSLSALGALGPACCSVLSELSEEQAFHVSYLDIEELSLSGLCQCLVELSTQPATVCHGSATSREAARGEAARRALQYLKIMAGSK, encoded by the exons ATGCTGGCAGCCAACCCGGGCAAGACCCCGATCAGCCTTCTGCAGGAGTATGGGACCAGAATAGGGAAGACGCCCGTGTACGACCTTCTCAAAGCCGAGGGCCAAGCCCACCAGCCTAATTTCACCTTTCGGGTCACCGTTGGCGACACCAGCTGCACTG GTCAGGGCCCCAGCAAGAAGGCAGCCAAGCACAAGGCAGCTGAGGTGGCCCTCAAACACCTCAAAGGGGGGAGCATGCTGGAGCCGGCCCTGGAGGACAGCAG TTCTTTTTCTCCCCTAGACTCTTCACTACCTGAGGACGTTCCAGCTTTTACTGCTGTAGCAGCTGCTACTCCTGTTCCATCTGCTGTCCCAACCAG GAGCCCCCACATGGAGGTGCAGCCCCCTGTCTCCCCTCAGCAGTCTGAGTGCAACCCTGTTGGAGCTCTGCAG GAGCTGGTGGTACAGAAAGGCTGGCGGTTGCCTGAGTACACAGTAACTCAGGAGTCTGGGCCAGCCCACCGCAAAGAGTTTACCATGACCTGCCGAGTGGAGCGTTTCATTGAGATTG GCAGTGGCACTTCCAAAAAGCTGGCAAAGCGTAATGCAGCAGCCAAAATGCTGCTTCGAGTGCACACCGTGCCTCTGGATGCCCGGGACGGGAGTGAGGCAGAGCCTGATGACGACCACTTCTCCATT GGTGTGGGCTCCCGCCTGGATGGACTTCGGAACCGCGGCCCAGGCTGCACCTGGGATTCTCTGCGCAGTTCGGTGGGAGAGAAGATCCTGTCCCTCCGCAGCTGCTCCCTGAGTGCCTTAGGTGCTCTGGGCCCTGCCTGCTGCAGTGTCCTCAGTGAGCTCTCTGAGGAGCAGGCCTTCCATGTCAGCTACCTGGATATTG AGGAGTTGAGCCTGAGTGGGCTCTGCCAGTGTCTGGTGGAACTGTCCACACAGCCGGCCACCGTGTGTCATGGCTCTGCAACCAGCAGGGAGGCAGCCCGTGGTGAGGCCGCTCGCCGTGCCCTGCAGTACCTCAAGATCATGGCGGGCAGCAAGTAA
- the NPFF gene encoding pro-FMRFamide-related neuropeptide FF isoform X1 — protein sequence MAPQPPITCHWKLHPFWSNLNVQSLCPSSLLDVPVTQEEDTGPHLLQDAGTPGSLLLSLLQAMQRSGRSPNFLFQPQRFGRNTQGSWSNKPLSPRAGEGLSSPFWSLAAPQRFGKK from the exons atggctcctcagcctcctaTAACTTGCCACTGGAAGCTACATCCTTTCTGGAGTAACCTGAATGTCCAAAGTCTTTGCCCATCTTCCCTCCTGGACGTCCCTGTAACACAGGAGGAAGACACCGGACCCCACCTACTGCAGGATGCCGGCACCCCCGGGTCACTCTTGCTCTCCCTGCTCCAGGCCATGCAGAGATCCGGCAGGAGCCCAAACTTCCTGTTTCAGCCCCAGAG GTTTGGCAGAaacacccagggctcctggagcAACAAGCCTCTGAGTCCTCGAGCTGGGGAGGGGTTGAGCTCCCCATTCTGGAGTCTGGCTGCCCCTCAGCGCTTTGGAAAGAAGTGA
- the TARBP2 gene encoding RISC-loading complex subunit TARBP2 isoform X3: protein MSEEAQGSGTTTGCGLPSIEQMLAANPGKTPISLLQEYGTRIGKTPVYDLLKAEGQAHQPNFTFRVTVGDTSCTDSSLPEDVPAFTAVAAATPVPSAVPTRSPHMEVQPPVSPQQSECNPVGALQELVVQKGWRLPEYTVTQESGPAHRKEFTMTCRVERFIEIGSGTSKKLAKRNAAAKMLLRVHTVPLDARDGSEAEPDDDHFSIGVGSRLDGLRNRGPGCTWDSLRSSVGEKILSLRSCSLSALGALGPACCSVLSELSEEQAFHVSYLDIEELSLSGLCQCLVELSTQPATVCHGSATSREAARGEAARRALQYLKIMAGSK, encoded by the exons ATGAGTGAAGAGGCGCAGGGCTCTGGCACTACCACGGGCTGCGGGCTGCCCAG tatagAGCAAATGCTGGCAGCCAACCCGGGCAAGACCCCGATCAGCCTTCTGCAGGAGTATGGGACCAGAATAGGGAAGACGCCCGTGTACGACCTTCTCAAAGCCGAGGGCCAAGCCCACCAGCCTAATTTCACCTTTCGGGTCACCGTTGGCGACACCAGCTGCACTG ACTCTTCACTACCTGAGGACGTTCCAGCTTTTACTGCTGTAGCAGCTGCTACTCCTGTTCCATCTGCTGTCCCAACCAG GAGCCCCCACATGGAGGTGCAGCCCCCTGTCTCCCCTCAGCAGTCTGAGTGCAACCCTGTTGGAGCTCTGCAG GAGCTGGTGGTACAGAAAGGCTGGCGGTTGCCTGAGTACACAGTAACTCAGGAGTCTGGGCCAGCCCACCGCAAAGAGTTTACCATGACCTGCCGAGTGGAGCGTTTCATTGAGATTG GCAGTGGCACTTCCAAAAAGCTGGCAAAGCGTAATGCAGCAGCCAAAATGCTGCTTCGAGTGCACACCGTGCCTCTGGATGCCCGGGACGGGAGTGAGGCAGAGCCTGATGACGACCACTTCTCCATT GGTGTGGGCTCCCGCCTGGATGGACTTCGGAACCGCGGCCCAGGCTGCACCTGGGATTCTCTGCGCAGTTCGGTGGGAGAGAAGATCCTGTCCCTCCGCAGCTGCTCCCTGAGTGCCTTAGGTGCTCTGGGCCCTGCCTGCTGCAGTGTCCTCAGTGAGCTCTCTGAGGAGCAGGCCTTCCATGTCAGCTACCTGGATATTG AGGAGTTGAGCCTGAGTGGGCTCTGCCAGTGTCTGGTGGAACTGTCCACACAGCCGGCCACCGTGTGTCATGGCTCTGCAACCAGCAGGGAGGCAGCCCGTGGTGAGGCCGCTCGCCGTGCCCTGCAGTACCTCAAGATCATGGCGGGCAGCAAGTAA